Genomic DNA from Nicotiana tabacum cultivar K326 chromosome 21, ASM71507v2, whole genome shotgun sequence:
CCGCTAGCGTGTATGTTCTCTCAAAGCTCTCTATATAGGTGCGCCAACCTGCAATTAGTCAAACGTTACACATATATATCACACAGTTAGCATTAGGATTAATTTTAAGATAATCCCGAAAAATATTTTAACCCTAGAGAATAAAGAAATTAATGATGTTCTTGATATTATTCTTTTCCATATAGACTTTACTTCCTTATAAACTCGGCCTATGATTGAGTATTTAACATCTGCTAAGATTCTTCCCaaatatacgtatatatataatCTCATTATAATTGAAAAATGATCCCAACTGGCGTGAAAATAAATCCTACCATCACTAGGATTTCATGCTGGATGCAGTACAAGAACTAACTAGTAGAACTAGGGTCTTAGACTCACCACACCTACTCAACCAAGTTATATGTTTGTTTATCATCAAAACACAATTTTCAACATCACTGCAGTAGTCAACATGTGGCTAATGTTTCCTAGTTAGCTCCAAGTCAGAAAATCCCACTTCAATTAAAGAGCCTGAGGTTCGTCCAAGATGCACATCACAGATTTACGATACTGGGATTAGGCTGTGTTACTCCGTAAGGGACTCTATGGATAATCACCGATGTTCGTAGACAATCCACAAGTCAACAAATTCCGAAATATCAGGAATTTAACCTTAACTCGTTGACAATTATAAATTCACCAAGCATAGCACAAGGGCCGAGCCAATACTAGGGGGAATTAAATTTATAGGACTTTGAACACTTAAAGCAATTTATAAGAAAAAAGTGTTAAGATTGGTGtaaaaatgacactatcattGTTAGTGTTTAATATTTATAACTAGGTTTAAAAAAATCCAAACTTTTACAATTATCACATCTTCCCCAAATGTCCCCATCCTCCCCAGCTCCATTCCCGCTTCCGGTCCCCATTCCTCATTCCCAATTCACCAAAACCTACATTATTCCTCTTGTTCttgttctccttcttcttctttttcttcttcttcttcttcatcttcttcttctattgtgttcaatctcttcttcttttttctttaattccGATATTATTTTTTCACAGGTCTTCATCTTTGAGGTTCTTTTTCTTTGTTGAGAAAGATTGGTgaaaaaagaacaagaacaatTGGAGATTGACCCTTTCACTATTGAGAAACACTTGATCGTGATTTGGTAAATTGACTTGTGCATTATTTCAAGGGAGATATTCAGTCTATTCATCACTGTTGGTAAGTAAAGATTGGTGTTTAATCTTATTTTTTTCGTCTGCAAATGTCatgttttttgtgattttttaaacATCCGATgagatgtttcaaacatcccgtgagatgtttcaaacatcctGATATAATCGTAGGTAGTTGTTCCAAACATCCTCTCAGGATATTTCAAACATCCTAAGTATATTCTCAAGATGTTTTAAACATCTTCTTAGAACGTTTGAAACATCATTAGGATGTTTGCAAAAAGGTTGATTCTTTATACcaattatttatatatttgtgATATTTTCAGGTATTCCATTATAAAATAGTTGATTATATTATATTGAGAGTTGATTGTCATAGTGAATGGGTGGAGTGCTCTACCCGTTTTACCTGGCATTCGAAGAGTAAAGAGACGATTCAAATAAAGGTGTGTAGAGACATTACGTATGATGAGTTTGTTGACAAGATTATTGCCGGTTGTGAATTAACTTGTTATCCGAGTGATATCTCCATAACTTACATGCATAGCATTGGTGAAAAGCACAAGAAAGTAGCtccctttaaaaaaaataattatgtttGTTTGAGCTATTATTTGGAAGATGAAAATAGGCCCATTCTAAGGGTATCTGTGGTTGAAAAATCGGTAGAACTTACAAATTCACCTCCAATGGAACAACATTATAGCCATGGATTGGATGATATAGAAGAAGATCTTTTGAATATCGATATTCCAAAAATGGATCCTTTGAATATGGATATTCCAGAAACCGAAGAAGAAGAATATGCAAACTTTTCTGGAGTTGAAGGCAACTCACAAGAGGTAGAAGCAACAACACAAAGCAACCACAATTATGAAGACGGCACGAAGTTTTATAAGGTTTTAAGTTTCAAAAACAAGCGCGAGCTAGTTGTGTCACTGAAGCTTTCTTCCTTGAAGGCTTCTTTCTGTTTCAAATTAGTGAAGAGTACTAAATTTGTGTACTGTGTCAAATACGTAGATAACAATTGCAAGTGGTGGTTGCGAGCCATCAAATATATAAGAACTGACAGGATTTATATTACGAGGTACAAGAATGAGCACACATGCGAGTCACAACATCTTACAGAAAAGTATCCACACGCCTCAGTGAATGTCATTGGTGAATACATACATTATAAGTTTGAAGAGGGCAGAGGTCCATCTAACAAAGAAATTATGGAAACGGTTCGTTTAGATTTGGGTTGTAATGTTAGTTATTATAAGTGTATGAAGGGAGGTCATATTGCAAAGGCTATGGTAAGGGGGACTCCAGAGCACGAGTATGCAATTTTAGATGcgtacctgtcacgacccaaaatcccaccacaggcgtcgtgatgacacttagtctctaagactaggtaagccaattataattacatttcaagccatttttttaattcaatacaagtgcCAAAATCCAACAGCGGAAACAATTAtgaaaacctcccaagactggtaatactgagtcacgaactctaactgaatatatggaatgatctcaaggatcgaatactcaatactatttgattaataattaacagtacaataaaatgaaaagactccaagggactgcgacgaccaagcagctctaccttgagtCCTTGCGATCACgctttaactctgtccgagtccgatatctccaatacttggctctgcacaaaaatgtgcagaagtgtagtatgagtacatcatagccggtacccagtaagtatcaagactaacctcagtggagtcgtgacgaggtacagtcaagacactcactagtctaataacctgtgcaatatagtatacaaaaataataggaaacaaataataataatggaaACACTAATCAACCAGAGATATATACAACAAGGCAaaaagaacaccattaatattgctcaataaataataaatacaagtacaacaAATTAATCTAATCCTTCAAACATAAATCTTTCGTCTAtatgcttctcaaataataatcttcagtATATAATAATTTCCAATAAATACATTTAAactatactcccttcaaataaatatttttcaaatataattctttcaaataaatctctttcaaatataattcttcaaataaatctctttccaatatcatttttcaaataaatatctttcgaataaaagtcaccatgtgacacctcatttcaaaatcataaaatacgggtctcagcccactttcatatttccgcgacacctcgtgccaatttctctatcacaaccgcacagaaaactcacgtgccaatatcatcatcatttaaccacggcacctcgtacccacattttatatcacaattgCATGTACAATTCACGTTCcaatattatcattatttactcacggcacctcgtgcccacatttcaattcataatccgcctggcaatagccacatgctcccaatttcaatatagattagactattatcaagtttaccgaaacaacaagataaattgcacaagatataaaaataaatgcaagaaaaaatcacatcacataaaaattaccaacgcaataactccacatcatcacatatcatccctgacaatagccacactTATCTCTCCTaaagccacccttatcactcctataatagccactcttatcgctcaTATATTAGCCTTCCTTATCGCTCCGTTTAATAGTCACTATTATCGCTCAGCCCAGAAAATATCCCAACACATataaccacagtgaaatgccacccttatacccatataatatcagcagtggaatgccacccttatccgccgcataacagtaacccaaatcacacaacaatttacacaaaTATTACCACGATAACAGAAAACAACAATACATATTATAAattgcccataggccacaaccaatTTTAAAGATGTAACAAAATCAATcaatttcacagcaaatagcccaaggctccacacaacgtatataaaccTCGAAAACAACAACAAGGAAGAAAAATTAACTCAGCATGACACAACGCCTTCTTTAGTccaaaagtttttgaaaaatatattagtacctcaatttaaacttatttaataaattattttcatacggaaaaatccataatataattattttcaggaaatatcaaatcaacaaacacacgaaaTTCTCATAAAATTCCAAGTCGCAAttacaccaaattatcatataaatacaaactcaacaaatAAAGAATGAGGtatgacaaatcaaggatttactaaattttcataaatttctaatttaatacataagggtgtctacaAATTTTTAACTGATATAGTttgcacatataaatcaagtacgtacccgtcacctcgcgtacatggttttccaatcacacaattttcacataagactcaatgcctagggaaaattcccccacacaaggttaggcaagatacttacctttttgaagttaggccgatattccaaaattgcattcttgcttgaattgacctccaaacagctcaaatatatccaaattaattcaattcagtcaatactaattatagaaattaatttcatatatccgaaatttaactcagaatcgcccatggggcccacatctcagaatccgacgaaactcacaaaatccgacaaaccattcaattacgagtccacccataccaattttatcaaattccgataacaactcgaccttcaaatctaaaattttcgttcttgaaaagttttgcaaaaatcttgatttcttctatttaaatccaaaataaatgatgaatataatcatggatttatgaaatataatcacttttggatataggacacttacccaagtcgaagtcgtgaagaaatcctcaaaatcgcccaagaaccgtgctccaaaaatccaaaatgaaataaagaaaatgacCATTTTGgcccttaagtttctgcccatcagtcactaaaagtccattttccgtcactaaaagtgcacaccagaacttgcttgcaccagcAGTTAttgttttcactaaaaaggctctaactccatcatacgaactcggaatttgacgattcttgttcctatgagtcaaaaataataatacgaacctagttATTCAATAGAAACTCAATTTAGAGCTCATTTTCTCAATGCGATatcaatttcgctcgttaaacaattaactcatgtttcgcgctaaaaacctaatcgcgacttgatgaaattagaccaaactttccaaatcactcctataatttattatcaaaatcccggaagtctcgaaattaaattttgatctctagaactaaaaatggatctttggatcattacatgcttatgctgaaaacatcaaactcttccaaaactcttccccgacagcctgtagtatatcaacaataaattcttgtactcaactccaactgaCAAATGGTTTAAATTTCTGCAAACTAGAAATTAATGGctacaattttcatgtttttttcattgcccaactccttatagattgcgagatataagctcccaaagtcagtcctgtgcagcagaaatttctggcgatgcacactgctgtagccaaaatctgcagtacTAGCTTccgtcaatcgatcataactttttgtacaaaagtctgaatgataaatggtttatcattctgaaaactagaatcaaagagctacaacttttatgttttgataatttacAGATTCCTTATAGAATTCgggatataagcttccaaaatcagctccACACATCAAAAATTTTGCACATTCCTGTCAAATAAACCAGCAGttaaaaatgatccgaaaccactctgaaactcacccgaggctcttgggacctcatcccaatacatcaacaagtcctaaaatatcatataaacTTAGTTAAAACCTCAAATTAtataaaacaatgctaaaaccatgaattataccccaatttaagctttaggaacttaagaatttccaacttctacattcgatgccaaaacctatcaaaacaattccgatttacctcaaattttgcacacaagtcataaataacataacggatctataaaaattttcagaactggattccgattgcgatatcaaaaagtcaactctctggtcaaactttccaataattcaactttcgccatttcaagcaaaactttactacggactttcaaataatttttcggacacgctcctaagtttaaaattaccatacggagctattgtaaTTATCGAAACTCCATTTcagggtcatttacacataattcactatccggtcaattatttcaacttaagcttccaaaacaagaattgttctttcaattaaatcctgaattaccgaaaaccaaacttgaccaccctcgcaagtcataatacacatttcaaagcttctcgagaccttaaagCACCGAACGGaatgtaaattcttaaaatgacaagtcgggacGTTACAGTACCGCTACGCGCTTAGGAAGGCAAATGAAAGAAGCAAGACAGCACTGAAGCTTGATAACTGTGGGAAGTTTCAATACTTTTTTGTAGCTTATGAAGCTTGGATTCAGGGGTTTTTGTTTATGAGGAAAGTCATAGCCATTGGTGGGACATTTTTGATGGGAAAATATCGTGGAGTGTTGTTGTCTGCCGTGACACAGGATTCAGAGAACCATATTTTTCCTGTGGCATTTTGTGTATTAGACAAGGAGTGTGATGCCGCATATGAATATTTTTTTGAACAATTGTCTAGCATACACCCCGACAGTGTTGAGTTGTGTATAATTTCTGATAGGCACATAAGCATAGCAAATGGGATCTCAAAATTTTACCCTCAGGCTCATCACGGATTTTTCATAAGGCACCTTGTTGAAAATATTCGCAAAAATTTTTATTGCGGCGATTTGCTTCACCATTATTATTCTGCAGCTAAAGCATATAGGATTGATAAGTTCAATGATCATTTTCAACAAATCAATAATAACGACGTAAGAGTTTCCAAGTATCTTGAGGAGGATGTTAGGTTTCACAAATGGAGCAGAGCGCACTTCCCTGGTAATATGTACATTAATGTGAACTCCCTGGTAAAACATATTTGAAGGTGTTCGAATCATTCCCTAAGATGTTTGACACATCTCTTAAGGTGTTTAAAACATCTCTTAAGGTGCTTCAAACAACGTTttagatgtttcaaacatctctTCAGATATTTCAGTCTTCATATGAAATAGGTTACTGGACTTCCCAGTTCAAACAACTTACGAGATGTTTCAAGCATCTAAGAAGGTGTTTCAAACATCTTTTACGATGTTTCAAACATCTCTTAAGATGTTTCAGGCTTCACATGAAACATGT
This window encodes:
- the LOC142175188 gene encoding uncharacterized protein LOC142175188, giving the protein MHSIGEKHKKVAPFKKNNYVCLSYYLEDENRPILRVSVVEKSVELTNSPPMEQHYSHGLDDIEEDLLNIDIPKMDPLNMDIPETEEEEYANFSGVEGNSQEVEATTQSNHNYEDGTKFYKVLSFKNKRELVVSLKLSSLKASFCFKLVKSTKFVYCVKYVDNNCKWWLRAIKYIRTDRIYITRYKNEHTCESQHLTEKYPHASVNVIGEYIHYKFEEGRGPSNKEIMETVRLDLGCNVSYYKCMKGGHIAKAMYRYALRKANERSKTALKLDNCGKFQYFFVAYEAWIQGFLFMRKVIAIGGTFLMGKYRGVLLSAVTQDSENHIFPVAFCVLDKECDAAYEYFFEQLSSIHPDSVELCIISDRHISIANGISKFYPQAHHGFFIRHLVENIRKNFYCGDLLHHYYSAAKAYRIDKFNDHFQQINNNDVRVSKYLEEDVRFHKWSRAHFPGNMYINVNSLVKHI